A stretch of Castanea sativa cultivar Marrone di Chiusa Pesio chromosome 2, ASM4071231v1 DNA encodes these proteins:
- the LOC142623794 gene encoding uncharacterized protein LOC142623794 — translation MSTSLSLSFTPPLATTRAWFHRPTLILTLTRLTPLPHSPLRIDLRRRSRSPISMSSDHRPQALLSKPSEELADESDFENVTSSDGLVSICGFGSLLSERSARSTFPDLINFRVAKLNGFRRVFAHVAPIFFERGIAKLETKEISSLSVEPCEGEMLIVSVFEIKKSEIPAFMKRELEFRFLGVLPETLDGKAFDNLAVLCARYSDEEFFQIRCKGSKEIYYQHYGRYNINKIWRDDILPCRVYLRHCVLAAKNLSEAAYNNFLDHTFLADRKTTIREYLATGGSGIMEEEPPESLKTRYGG, via the exons atgtccacttctctttctctctcgttCACTCCCCCACTCGCCACCACCCGCGCGTGGTTCCACCGCCCAACTCTCATTCTGACTCTCACTCGCCTCACTCCTCTACCTCACTCTCCTCTCCGAATCGATCTCCGGCGACGATCTCGATCTCCGATCTCCATGTCCTCCGATCACCGCCCTCAAGCTCTTTTATCGAAACCGAGTGAAGAACTCGCCGACGAGTCCGATTTCGAAAACGTCACCTCTTCCGACGGCCTCGTCTCCATCTGTGGCTTCGGTTCCCTCCTCTCCG AGAGAAGCGCGAGGAGTACGTTTCCTGATCTGATCAACTTCAGAGTTGCGAAACTCAACGGTTTTCGGCGAGTGTTCGCTCACGTGGCTCCGATTTTCTTTGAGCGTGGAATAGCCAAGCTAGAAACCAAG GAGATTTCTAGCTTGAGTGTAGAGCCTTGTGAAGGCGAAATGCTTATTGTTTCAGTTTTCGAGATTAAAAAGTCAGAG ATTCCAGCTTTTATGAAGAGGGAGCTTGAATTTCGGTTTCTAGGT GTTCTGCCTGAAACACTTGATGGGAAGGCATTTGATAATCTGGCG GTGCTTTGTGCTCGTTATAGTGATGAGGAATTTTTTCAAATTCGATGCAAAG GAAGCAAGGAGATCTATTATCAGCACTATGGACGATACAACATCAATAAGATTTGGCGGGATGACATCTTACCTTGCCGTGTTTATCTTCGGCACTG TGTGTTAGCAGCAAAGAATCTCAGTGAGGCAGCCTACAACAACTTTCTGGATCACACTTTCCTTGCAGACCGAAAAACAACCATTCGTGAATACTTGGCCACAGGAGGTTCGGGCATCATGGAAGAGGAGCCTCCAGAATCCCTCAAGACCCGTTATGGTGGTTGa